A region of Fundulus heteroclitus isolate FHET01 unplaced genomic scaffold, MU-UCD_Fhet_4.1 scaffold_59, whole genome shotgun sequence DNA encodes the following proteins:
- the LOC118561252 gene encoding uncharacterized protein K02A2.6-like codes for MRIVIPPTMRQHMLKLIHQLHLGIVKSKQRAREVLYWLGMSAEIEEVVKDCSKCAEFQNKLPRLPLKPTETPELPFELVASDIFEFEGKHLILLVDYFSKFIEVDELKDQRSCTTIEMLKSQFSRHGIPTVLRTDNGPQYVSEEFRDFCENYGISHLTSSPHTPHSNGEVERAVQTVKRLWNKASDKHLALLDYRTTPLETVELSPAQLLMGRRPRNKLPAAQQLLVPKAYNSLKIRQLLNRSKASQKYYYDKGRTMDARSAPVLGEEVRMQPYPGHSKWSPAVVIQHHSSTPRSYIVNSGGKEFRRNCQHLRKSTEKANQSRHLVPDEPWEEFPDVLPEQRELSPSLVESSASPAKEPLNVGQPQPSRLYTTKLSRVVRPPEKLDL; via the coding sequence ATGCGTATAGTAATACCACCCACTATGAGACAGCACATGTTAAAACTCATTCACCAGTTGCATTTAGGAATTGTGAAAAGCAAGCAGAGAGCACGGGAAGTGCTCTACTGGCTGGGCATGAGTGCAGAGATAGAGGAGGTAGTGAAGGATTGCAGCAAATGTGCCGAGTTTCAAAACAAACTACCAAGGTTGCCTCTAAAGCCAACGGAAACCCCAGAATTGCCATTTGAGCTAGTGGCTTCTGATATCTTTGAGTTTGAGGGCAAGCACTTGATTCTTCTAGTGGATTACTTTTCCAAATTCATTGAAGTGGATGAGCTCAAGGATCAGCGAAGCTGCACCACCATCGAAATGCTGAAGTCACAGTTCAGTCGACATGGGATTCCTACTGTCTTACGAACTGACAACGGGCCCCAGTATGTGTCAGAGGAGTTTAGAGACTTTTGTGAGAACTATGGCATATCACACCTCACATCATCACCTCACACACCTCACTCAAATGGAGAGGTCGAACGAGCAGTACAAACAGTTAAAAGACTGTGGAACAAAGCTTCAGACAAACATCTGGCATTGCTTGACTATAGAACAACTCCACTAGAGACAGTGGAGTTGTCTCCAGCGCAGCTGCTCATGGGCAGAAGACCCAGAAACAAACTCCCTGCAGCTCAACAACTGCTTGTCCCAAAGGCCTACAACTCTTTGAAAATCAGACAGCTTCTCAATAGGTCCAAAGCATCCCAGAAGTACTACTATGACAAAGGCAGGACAATGGACGCTCGCTCTGCGCCGGTACTAGGGGAAGAAGTCAGAATGCAGCCCTACCCTGGCCACTCCAAGTGGTCTCCAGCTGTTGTCATTCAGCATCATAGCAGCACACCCAGGTCTTAcattgtcaattctggtggcaaGGAGTTCCGCCGGAACTGTCAGCACCTTCGCAAAAGCACTGAAAAAGCGAATCAGTCACGTCACCTCGTGCCAGATGAGCCCTGGGAGGAGTTCCCTGATGTCCTACCAGAACAAAGAGAATTGAGTCCTTCCCTAGTTGAGTCTTCAGCATCACCTGCCAAGGAACCCTTGAATGTGGGTCAACCACAGCCCTCTCGGCTTTACACCACTAAGCTTAGCAGAGTAGTTAGACCTCCCGAGAAACTGGATTTGTAG